A part of Aegilops tauschii subsp. strangulata cultivar AL8/78 chromosome 2, Aet v6.0, whole genome shotgun sequence genomic DNA contains:
- the LOC109735737 gene encoding uncharacterized protein, with amino-acid sequence MGANGHPPPASAAAQNGSHSSGGGGGGGGGGGGGGGANPSSGGTAAALRHDPGLSREWTPEEQAILDELLVKYASDAPVIRYAKIAMKLPEKTVRDVALRCRWMSKKESGKRKKEDHSSSKKSKDKKEKVADSSSKPPVHIAGRPSVPPYSLPALPIDDDEISSKAIGGPTGELLETNAQVLSQISTNLGTMQIQDNISLLCQTRDNILRVLKEMNDAPEIMKQMPPLPVKINEELVNSILPRPTVPMQ; translated from the exons ATGGGCGCCAACGGGCACCCGCCgcccgccagcgccgccgcccagAACGGGTCCCACtctagcggcggcggcggcggcggcggaggaggtgggggcgggggagggggagcaAACCCTAGCTCcggcggcacggcggcggcgctccGGCACGACCCGGGCCTGTCGCGGGAGTGGACGCCGGAGGAGCAGGCCATCCTCGACGAGCTGCTCGTCAA GTATGCATCTGATGCGCCTGTTATTCGGTATGCAAAAATAGCAATGAAGTTGCCAGAGAAAACAGTTCGAGATGTGGCTTTGCGGTGTAGATGGATGAGT AAAAAGGAGAGTGGTAAAAGAAAGAAAGAGGACCACAGCTCATCAAAGAAAAGCAAGGACAAAAAG GAGAAGGTTGCAGATTCTTCATCGAAACCACCTGTTCATATAGCTGGAAGGCCGAGTGTTCCACCATACTCCCTTCCAGCACTTCCCATTGATGATGACGAAATTTCATCCAAAG CAATTGGAGGTCCAACAGGAGAACTCCTTGAAACTAACGCCCAGGTTTTAAGTCAAATTTCAACTAACCTTGGCACCATGCAG ATACAGGATAACATCTCTCTGCTGTGCCAAACTCGAGATAACATACTCAGGGTGTTGAAAGA GATGAATGATGCCCCAGAGATCATGAAGCAGATGCCACCACTACCCGTGAAGATAAACGAGGAGCTTGTCAACTCCATACTCCCCAGGCCAACTGTACCTATGCAGTAG